AACTTCTATTTTACAAATAGCTGAAACTCTATAATGCAAGGCGAAATACTATATTAAAGTTAATAGTTTTCTTATATTCAGGTTAAACCGTTTGGAAGAAAACATAGTGGATACTGAATGAACTGAAGATTTACATTATTATATGAAGCAAAACAAATATTGAAATTGCTGGATAGACTTTATAGAATTACAAAATATTTATTTAAATAAAATGAGGTAATGAGAATGAAAGTATTATTAGTAAATGGAAGCCCACATAAAAAAGGCTGCACATATACTGCCCTTATAGAGGTAGCAAAAACCTTAGCTGAAGAAAACATCGACACAGAAATTTTTTGGATAGGGACAAAACCACTTGCAGGATGTATTGCGTGCATGAAATGCGCTGAAATAGAACGCTGTTCCTTTGATGATAGTGTCAACGATTTTCTTGACATTGCAAATGATGCTGATGGATTTATTTTCGGTTCTCCCGTGCATTATGCTGCCGCAAGTGGGGCTATAACCTCTTTTATGGATCGTGTTTTCTATTCTGATTTAGTGGGAGGCAGACAGTCATTTTATCTGAAACCAGCGGCAGCAGTTATTTCTGCAAGGAGAGCGGGAACTACAGCTACTTTTGACCAGCTTAATAAGTATTTCACCATCTCACAGATGCCCATTATTTCTTCCCGCTATTGGAACATGGTTCATGGATCAAAACCAGAAGATGTGAAAAAAGATTTGGAAGGATTGCAGACCATGCGCGTGCTTGCAAGGAATATGGCATGGTTTCTGAAGTGCAAAGAAGCTGGAACAAAGGCCGGGATACAACTCCCCGAGAAGGAAGAAATCATCTTCACCAATTTTATTAGGGAATGATCATATCTCTTATAATTATGAATTGTAAAATGTAACTAGAAATTTACAGACATCGTCATGAAAAGCAATCAAGAAATTTAATTATCTAAGATATAATGACAATTTTGCTAAGATAATGAGTTTAACGAATATTAATTGTCCAAACCAGTATACAGGCAACACAGCTTTATTATCTGGTTAGTATACTATTTTTGATTACGATTAATTATTTTATCATAAATATATTCTTTGCTTAAAGTAATTAAATTTTAAATTCATTTTAATTGTCTATAAGAATTACAAATTATTCTAAGATTAATCAGATTCAATTCATAGAAGGATATTACCAGAGTTTCTCACTTTATACAATAAAATCCTGCTTGCATGTAAGACATCCAAAACATTTCAACAACTTTAAAACCAATTTTTTCCAATAATAAACGGTGTTCATCAACTTTAATAGGAAAGTATTCAACATCAAATCTCTTTAAATATTTATTGACGGTTTCTGTATCCTTACCCCTTGAAATCTGAAAGTTTTTCACATAATGTTTTACAAATTCAACTCCTTCCTTGGTTGCCGGGCGAATATTTTCAAATGTAATGTAAACACCATTATCATTTAAAAGATTGTAACAATTTTTGTGGCCTTGAATCTATCATCTCGGGACATGTAATGGTGGGCCTGAATTGCTGTGATTACATCTGGTTTTAAATCATCATCAAGAGAAATTTTACTTGTTACTATGGGTTGAAGAAATTTTATTTTTTCCTGTTGTTGTTTTGAAAGTTTTGATCTGGCTAAATTTAACATTTCAACAGATGGATCTGCCAGTATGAAATTAGTATTATTAAAATGTTTAATTGCCTTTTTAACAAGTGTTCCTGTACCGCAACCCGTATCCAACCAAATTTTCGGCTCTTTTAATATTGTTTTTATTATATTTATTGTTTCATCATGAAATGATTCATAATAAGGAATTGTGTCGTTTATTTGTAGATCGTAATCTTCTGAACTATGAGATGAACTATTGTCATTATCCTGCATTCAATACCTCTTAAATTATTTATATAATTTATTTAATTCCATAACATCTTTACAAAAATCAAAAGTTGATTCTGCATGTTTTGAATTAAAAACTTCAGGATGTACATGTAACGGTTAATTTTATAATCTAATATTTATTTCAGAAACTCTATAAAATTTGTTAACAACATCATTTTATTTAAGTTATACAAGTTTTAAAAAAATGAAATTTAAAACATTACCTCCGGAAGATATTTACAGTGAATTAAACACTTCAAAAAGTGGTTTAAATCCTGAAGAAGTCGAAAAACGTTTAACAGAGTATGGGTTGAACCAGATCGAAGAAGTTAAGCAAAAGCCTTTAATTTTGAAATTTGTTGCTAATCTATATCAGCTACTAGCCTTACTCTTGTGGGGTGCCAGTGCCCTTGCATTTATTAGTGGAACACCCCAGTTAGGATTTGCAATTATTGCTGTGATAATAATTAATGCTATTTTTAGTTTTTGGCAAGAATTCGAGGCAGAAAAAGCTGTTGCTGCCCTAAAAAAAATTTTACCATCAACTGCAAAAGTGATAAGACAGGGCAAAGAGATGGAAGTATTAGCTTCACAATTGGTTCCCGGGGACATACTCATCCTTGAAGAAGGGGACAATATTTCAGCGGATGCCAGATTAGTTGAGGCGTATCAAATGAAAGTTGATAGCTCAACTCTAACCGGTGAATCTAAACCTGTTAGAAAAATTGCAGATCCAGAAGAAAATGATGATGAATCCATAGTTAACTCGTTTAATTTGGTTCTAGCAGGTACAAATGTTTCATCTGGATCCGGTAAAGCTGTTATATTTGCTACTGGTATAAATACTGAATTTAACAAGATTGCATCTTTAACTCAAGAGGTCAAGGAAGAACCAAGTCCTCTTCAAAATCAGCTAGCCCGTTTAACTCAAATAATTGCACTTATCGCGATTTTAATGGGTGTTGTACTTTTCTTTCTCAACATTTATGTTGTTAAACTTAGCCTTTCCATTGCCTTTTTATTTGCTATAGGTCTTACAGTGGCCAATGTTCCTGAAGGTCTTCTTCCAACAGTTACCCTGGCATTAGCGGCTTCTGTGAAGAAGATGGTTGGTAAAAATGCGTTGATAAAACGTCTTTCAAGTGTTGAAACTCTCGGCTCAACAAATATCATATGTACAGATAAAACAGGAACGCTCACCAAGAATCAGATGACCGTACGTAAGATATGGATACCCTACGATGTTATCGATGTTTCTGGAGCGGGTTATGATCCTGAAGGAGATTTTCTTCAAGATGGTGGCGAAGTATGTCACAAAGATGTATTAGAACTCAAACTTTTAATGAGATCAGCCACATTTGCAAACGATGCTAAATTAGTTTCTCCATCAAAACCTGGTGAAAGTTGGAAAATATATGGTGATCCAACGGAAGCATCATTACTTGTTGCTGCACGTAAAAATGGTTTTGACTGGGAGAGTGAATTGGAAAAAAATCCACGAATATTTGAACTTCCTTTTGATTCCAAACGAAAATCAATGAGTTCAATACATAATGTTGATGATAAAAAGGTAGCGTACATCAAAGGAGCCCCAAAAAAGATTATAAGACTCTGTAATGAAATTTCTGTTGAAGGAGCTCCAATAATCTTCAGTGAAGAAGTAAAAGAACAAGTAATAAATGAACATGACAAACTTGCTGCATCTGGACTTAGAATTCTTGGAATGGCCTATAAAAATCTTCCATCAGATTTTGATGATTATAATCCGGATTCTGTTGAAAAAGATATGATATTTCTTGGGATGATGGCAATGCAAGATCCTCCCCGTCCAGAAGTACTTCCTGCCGTTGCTGACTGCCACAAAGCAGGTATAAGAATAATAATGATTACCGGTGATTATGGCCTTACAGCCCGTTCAATAGCCCATGAAGTAGGAATTGTGGATAATAAAACTTGTAGGATAGTTAAGGGTAAAGAATTAACAACAATGAGTGATGATGAGTTGAAAGAACTTTTAAAATCTAATGAAGACATTATATTTGCACGTGCAGTACCAGAGCATAAGATGAGAATAGCATCTGTATTAGAGGACATGGATGAGATTGTTGCTATGACTGGTGATGGTGTAAATGATGCACCAGCATTAAGAAAGGCAGATATAGGTGTTGCAATGGGTATAACAGGGACAGATGTAGCAAAAGAAGCATCTGACATGATACTTACCGATGATAATTTTGCAACCATAGTCTCAGCAATTAAGGAAGGAAGAACAATATATGAGAATATCAGAAAGTTCATAACCTATATTTTCGCTCATGAAACTGCTGAAATTATCCCATTTATTCTTCTGGTAATCTTTAAAATACCACTGCCAATAACTGTAATGCAGATTCTTGCAATTGATCTGGGAACAGATACTTTACCTGCATTAGCACTAGGGATGGGTCCTTCAGAGTCTGATGTTATGGATAGACCACCTAGGCCAAGAAATGAAAGACTTCTAAACTTTGGAGTAATTTGGAGAGGTTACATATTTTTGGGGCTAATTGAAGCAGTACTGGTAATGTCCGGATATTTCTGGGTTTTGTTTTCTGGAGGATGGACTTTAGGACAGTCCCTACCATTCACTGATCCACTTTACTTAGAAGCAACTACCATGGTATTTGTTGGAATTGTTACATCTCAAATAGGAAACTTACTTGGATGTCAGACAACAAGAACCTCAACTTTTAAGGTGGGTGTTTTTAAAAACAAGTGGATAATTCGTGGAATAGTATTTGAAGTCGCTGTAATGCTTTCAATAGTGTACATCCCATATCTCCAGGGCATATTCGGAACAACGACACTTGGAATTTATCAATGGTTGTATGTTATAAGTTTCATACCTATAATGTTCTTTGCAGAGGAATTAAGGAAGTATATAGTGAGAAGAATTAATAAATAATTTTTAATTTAATTTGAACCAACTTTTATCTTTATTTTGAAATAGTTTTTTTTAAATCATTTTATTTATCTGTTAAAATATAAAATAATTATATGGTAGATGAAGAATTAAAAAAGAAGAAAGAACTTGAAAAGGAAATGGAAAGAAAGATTAATCGTATGATAATCTTGGGTGTTGTTATTCTTCTTCTAGTTGTAATTCTTGTCGGTATTCTGATTCGTACACGGCCCTTTCTCTAAAATAATCATTTCACCCTATTTTTTAGCGCGAAACACCATTGACACTAAAAGACCAAAACAATATCATGCCCTTATTTTCATGATAAGTCCAGGTCGAACCGGTCCAGGTTCATGACCTTGTTCCATGCAGTTATAAAGTCTTGCAGGAACTTCTCTGAGGAATCCTCACATGCGTAGAACTCCGATAACGCCCGAAGCTGAGAGTTTGAACCGAAGATGAGGTCGACACGAGTACCAGTCCACTTGAGTTCACCTGTTACCCGGTCATGCCCCTCGAACAAATTATCGTCTTCCGCGGATGCATTCCATACTGTTCTCATTTCAAGCAAATTCACAAAGAAATCATTGGTAAGCGTTTCGGGATGTTTAGTAAAGACACCATGCTGAGATTGTTCAAAGTTAATATTCAGGACACGTAAGCCACCAATGAGAACCGTCATCTCAGGAACAGTCAATGTCAACAATTGTGCTTTGTCCACCAGCAATTCTTCAGGCCTAACTGTGTTTCGATTCTTCTGATAGTTACGGAATCCGTCTGTTTCTGATTCAAGTACAGCAAATGATTTCACATCGGTCTGTTCCTGCAAAGCATCCATACGTCCAGGTGAGAATGGTACAGTTACATCATGACCAGCATTTTTCCCTGCATTCTCAACACCAACACAACCAGCTAAAACTATTAGATCAGCCAGCGAAACCTTTTTGTCTCCCAACTGGGCTTTGTTAAATTCCCTCTGTATGCTTTCGAGCATCTCGAGCACTTTGGATAGCTGGGCTGGTTGGTTGACTTCCCAATCCTTCTGCGGTGCAAGACGAATGCGGGCCCCATTGGCACCACCACGCTTGTCCGAACCGCGGAAGGTAGACGCCGAGGCCCAAGCAGTTGAAACCAACTCTGATACTGACAGACCAGAATCCAATATCCTGTCCTTAAGGGTGGTGATGTCTTTTTCATCAATCAGTTCGTGATTAACTGAGGGGATGGGGTCTTGCCAGATGAGCTCATCATCCGGTACTTCTGGTCCGAGATAACGTGTCCGCGGACCCATATCACGGTGGGTCAGTTTGAACCATGCACGGGCAAATGCGTCATCAAGTTGATCTGGGTTCTCATAGAAACGCCTTGAGATCTTTTCGTAGATAGGGTCGAACCGTAAAGAGAGGTCCGTGGTCAGCATGCCGGGCGCGCGACGCTTTGACTGGTCGTGTGGATCTGGCACTGTATCAGAGCCTTCGTCCCCCTTCGGTGTCCACTGGTATGCACCGGCTGGGCTCTTTGTCAGCTCCCATTCGTAGTTGAATAATATCCTGAAATAGTTGTTGTCCCACTTTGTTGGTGTATTGGTCCAGATGAGTTCAGGACCGGCGGTAATTGTGTCGTTGCCTTTACCTTTGCCGAAGCTGCTCTTCCAGCCCAAGCCTTGCTCCTCAATGCCTGCAGCTTCAGGCTCCGGACCCACATGTGAAGTGTCACCTGCGCCGTGAGTCTTACCAAAAGCATGGCCACCTGCAATTAGAGCAACTGTTTCCTCATCGTTCATTGCCATACGACTGAAACTCTCTCGGATATCTTGTGCCGCAGCGATTGGATCAGGTTTGCCGTTAGGGCCTTCAGGATTTACATAAATCAACCCCATCTGAACCGCGGCGAGGGGATTTTCGAGTTCACGATCACCGGTGTAGCGCTTGTCTCCAAGCCATTCGCTTTCGGAACCCCAGTATATGTCTTTTTCTGGTTCCCAGATGTCCTCACGCCCACCACCGAAACCGAAGGTTTTTAAACCCATTGATTCCAAGGCGACATTGCCTGCGAGAATCATCAGGTCGGCCCAGGAAATTTTCCGGCCGTATTTTTGCTTGATCGGCCAGAGTAGTCGGCGTGCTTTGTCGAGATTGGCATTGTCAGGCCAGCTGCTGAGAGGTGCAAGGCGTTGGCTGCCGTGACCTGCGCCTCCGCGGCCATCACCGATTCGATATGTGCCTGCGCTGTGCCATGCCATACGAATTAATAGAGGTCCATAGTGGCCGAAGTCTGCTGGCCACCAATCCTGTGACTTCGTCATCAGTTCAAGGAGGTCCTTTTTCAGGGTCTCGAAGTCAAGGCTCTTGAATTCTTTAGCGTAGTTGAAACCCTCACCCATAGGATTGGACTTCGAGGAATGCTGACGCAGGATATCGAGATTCAACTGGTTCGGCCACCAGTCAAGATTCGTCATGCCGCTTCTAACAGTTTGTTTACTATTTTCATCCATAATTACCCCTCTCTTTTTTCCATTTTTAATTAATCTATTTAATTTTACAAAACCTTCTCATAAATCTCTAATTGTGCTATTCGTTCGGTTCTTGATAGGGATTCATATTATAATTTCAGTTATTTGCATAGACTCGTAGTCCATAAAGTTTTCTTTTATATTTATATAGGCTTAGAGAATAATAAATTTACCGTTTTAAAGAGTTTGGCATCTAGAAAAGGTTTTAAATTGGTCTGACTCTAAACTTAACTGAATATATAATTTAATAGCTTATATTCCTCTTATCCCGTTCAATAACATTCTAACTGACATTTTCAACCTATATTTAATTGAAACAAATTTAATTAGCATTTCAAAATTCCTTAGTATTATATACAAAGAATAGTTTGGTATATTATATGTACAAAGAATTAAAAGGGGCTACACTGCTTTGGCATCAATAATTTGCAGCAAAAAAAATAATAAGAAAAAATGAAATAAAAAAATAAATAGAAACATATAAATATTTAAACTTTTACATTATAAAGTACAAATGTAATGAAGGAGTTTGAATCGTGACAAAAGAATAAATCTTGATTATATCTTTCTGTTTATTAGTACAACCTCCAATAAACGCTATTAAATCGCTTGAATTTTAATATAAAACGTGAGATGTGAATTAGTATGAACAAAATAATGAAACTCGCACCAATATTATTGTTTTTAATAGTGATATTTGCTATAACACCAGCATCAGCAACTATTCATGAGAGTACCAACATAAAGGGTTTAAAAGATGTAACAATCCATCAAGGAGAAAATTTTACAGAAAATCTACAGGTAGTTTTTGATGGTATTTTAGGGGAACGTGGCATACGTTGTATGCCACAATATTCCGTTCATATAAGTATTTATCATCAAAATGGTGTTGAAGCATACTACAAATTTATACAAAAACCCCGAGCTTGGGGGAATAAATTAAATATCTATTCTGATCTCTTATCCGAAGGAACGTATCTTATGACAGTAACATTTGACGGAGATAATAGTCCATATAGATTTAAGGTTTATGATCCTTGCAATGAATCACCAACACTCACAGTTTTACCAAAGGAAAGCAAGACATAGGAATCAAAAAAAAAACTATTAAAATATAGTCTGCAGATATTCTTTTTTAATCATTAAATATTGAGTGAAAATTAAATTAAAAATAAATTGATAAGTGAAAAAGATATGAAAAAGATATAAAAGTTGTTCCAATAATATTGATTTTGGCGATACTGTTGTTATAACCCCAGTATCAGCATCATTTCCTCATTATAAGACTACCCATATACACGGCATGAAAAATGTAACAGCACATAAAGGGGAAAAATTCACCCTGAGCTTAAAGGTGGTATTTAAAGGTCTTGGAGAACGTGGTATAAGTATTGTCGATAGGGATGCCTTTTATTTGGATATTTATGATAAATTTCCTTTTCCAATACACTATCCCATATATATCCAAGTGCCATTGGAACAGATGTAACAATTGATACTTCCGACTTTAAACCAGGAACATATAGAATAACAGCATCTTTCGGAGGAGAAAAGTGGTTATTTAAGGGTATTCGACCCATCCTTTAAAAAACTTATCTCACAGTTTTACCATAAAAAAAGCAATTCAATAAAACGCTTTTCCCATCGTATAATAAACTCATATAGTAGCCCGGTAAAAATTAATTTTTATTTTTTTAATCTTTAAATATTGATGTGAAAATTCCAATTGCACTTAAAACAGCAATTGCAACCAAGGAAAATCTAAGGCTTATAATTAGTTCTGGATAATTAGATGGTATAATTTGTGCATTTCCTATAATAGTAGAAATAATTATCATTACTATGCCCATTGCGAATATCTGTCCAGTGGATCTCATATTACTTAAAGTAGCGCTTGCAACTCCAAAATACTTTTTATCAACCGAACTCATGACCATCTTAGTATTTGAAGAATAGAATAAACCTATACCTGTTCCAAAAATTATAAGAGAGATTGCTCCTAGATATGAAGCATTTCCAAAATTAATTAATGTCATAAGGGCTACACCCATGGTTGTTATCAACATCCCGATAGTTGATACATTTCCAGGATCGATTTTATCTGCTAATCTTCCTGCAAAAGGAGATACAATAACCATCATAATTGATTGAATGGATACAATTAGACCAGCAGTAAGAGGGCCATAACCTTTTAAATACTGTAAATAGAGGGATAGAATAAAACCTACCGATACAAATGCACCGTAATTTATGAAGGCAGTGATGTTTCCAAAGGTGAAACTTTTACTTTTAAATAAATCTAAATTAATCAAAGGAAAAGTAACTCTTTTTTCCACTAAATAAAACAATGAAAGTCCAATTATTCCCCCAACTACAAGAAACAGACTGTACTTGTTGGTAAAATCTGAAAAACCATAAATTATGGTTATAAAAGATATACCTAACAGAAATGATCCTAAAATATCTAATTTTTCCCCATCTGCATCTATCCATTCATGTTTAAACCTTGTGATGGAATAGGCTGCTATTATTCCAATAACAGTATCTAAATAAAATAAGGATCTCCATCCCAAAATTTCAGTAATAGCCCCTCCAAGTATTGGTCCAATTATTAATCCTACAAATACACCCATTGATGTTAGTCCAAATGCCCTGCCTCTTTCATTTTCGGGAAAGGCTGATGATATCATGGCATTTAAATTGGCGAATATCATTGCGTTTCCTATAGCTTGAAAAATCCTGATAAAAAGGAACATTTCTCCAGAAGTAGAGAAAGCGGATATAAATGAGCTTGCAGTGAAAATGATTAATCCATATTGAAAGATTCGTTTTCGCCCATAGATATCCCCAATCCTACCAAATGGAATGTATAGTATGGCATTAACAAGCAGATAAATTGTTGATATCCATGTTAAAAATACAGCAGATAAATCAAATTCAGTGGCTAAAGAGGTAGTGCCAAATTAATGGATGAACGAACAAACGGTGTAAGAAACGATACTAAAATTCCCACTATTAACAAATCTTTTTTAAGGTCTTTGTAATCCATAGATTTAACCCGCTAACAAAAAAATTTTAACTGAAATTGATTAATTATTAGGTGATTTTTATTATATGTTTTTTTCCAATTTGTTATTGGGGATGTTGTATTTCATCTTTATTCGTACATCATTGGTTTTTGTTTTAATAAATAGCGTCTAATTAGCCAGTGGATACTTCAACTAGTGGGGGATAAATACAGTTACTCTATTTTAAGTTATTCTATTTTAATTTCCATGTTCTATAAATGAACAATGTACCAATTACAAAGTTTATTATTGCAACTAGAATTAGTTCAGGTCCTTGAGCTGAACTTACAGTAATTCCTAGAGGTCCTGTTAAATTAAATAGTTCTACTATTCCTATAATCCATAACAATATTCCAACTATATATATTGCTATAAAACTTTTTGTTAAATATATTGCAATTGCAAATAGAATAAAAATTACTCCAATTTCAGGAAGAGAAAATAAAAGACTTAAATTCCCCATATTGCCACAATAATACTGGTTCTTTTTATCCATTTTTGACGTTCATCAACTGGTTTTACTGTTCGGTTATTATTTTTAACATCATCTTCCAAAAATATTCCTCCTAAGTTTTTATTAATAATATATAGATCAATATTAATAAACTTTAAACTTTAAGAAACAGTTATTAAGAGATTTAATATTATTTTCTTCAATTGGGGAATTTGGGACTTATTTTGAATGTAAATCCCTTATTGAAAAAATTCAAGTTTATAACCTGTTTGAAATTATAAATAAAAACAATAAATATGCTATTAACAATATATATAACAATATATCAGGGGGGATAGAATTGTGACCATTGAAATATTTATCATATTCCTAGTAGTTCATTTGTTGGCTCTTATTATAGGAATTTTGTTACTTTATTATTCATTGTTGCTATTGCGACGATTGAAAAGTGAAGATTTTGCTCTTTCAATGATCTTAAAATGAAAAAAAAATAATTAAAATCCTATTTGTACTGGTAATAGGTTCCCTATTATTCTTTATTGGACAGATATATTCTAGTTATGTCAATTATTTCGCGCTCAGTGACCTAACTATGGCTGTCACCCCCTCATTATCAATAAAATATGTTTTGGTGAATTTGGTTAGAATTATATATTCAATTGTGCTACTGTATTTTGTTTATGGACTACAAAATATACTAAAAGGGGAGAACAATGATTAAATATTTTATATTTTTTACTTTATTGCTGTTTGCTTTGATGTTTATTTTCCCATTACTGCTCTATTTAAATGTTTTAAAATATAAAAGGGCAGCATTAGGGCTTTTAGTATCCCAAAAAGACCAGAGTATTAGAACATTCAAGTTCTTTGCATTTGCTATGATTTTATATGTTGTCAGTGTGTTCATTTTGATTTTAGTCGATATATCCCCACTGGTATTTTTAAGTATTATTTTCGTCATTGTCAGTACTATCCTGGCCATAATCTTAATTTATGTTTACTACAAACTTTACAAAATTACAAAAATTAGATAAAAATAAATAGGAAGAATATTTTAAATAAAAAGATAGAATTCTGGAGTATAACCATGAAGGAAATGGAATTTGAGAAAGCAATTGATTTTTATCGTTTACTAGCAAAAGAAGAGATGAAGAATGAAAAAATCGTTAATGGAACAATTATTGGTCCAAGATCTAAAGTTAAAATGAAAAATTTGGATATGAATGACATACTCCATCCTTCAAGACAGTTTCTAGGTAAAGATGCCGGTGAAAATTTAGATAGTGTGTATGTGAGCACTTTTAGGATAGGGCATTTTAATCTGCCTGAGCAACTGGCTTCTAGGGGTCAGGGAACAACATTTGTTGGTGGAATGGAATTTGGATCCAATTTGGTTAAGCAGAATATAATTAAAAGTTTAGAAGACCTTAGATTATTATTAGCTGATTACAAGATGGGTATTGTTGATGTATTTAATGAAAAACAGGAAGATGGTGAAAAAACTATGGATATAAGGGTTTATGAGTGTATTGAATGTGTTGATTTACCCAATATAGGCAAACCCTTATGTTATTTCGAAGCAGGTATTATTACAGGTGTTCTTAAAGAGATTACAAAAAAAGATGTGATAGCTGAAGAGAAACGATGTTGGACTAGTGGGTTTTCTTTCTGTCAATTTGATGTAAAAATTAAGGACTAAAATTAAACATAATTCCGATTAGATAATGTAATATATCTATTTATATAGCTAATAGATTTATTCAAAACAATTTGTCTAATTAACTATCCAAAACAGTCAGATTTAAAATAATTCCAAAAATTTATCTTGGAAAAAAATTTATGAGGTAATAAATATGGGCAAA
This sequence is a window from Methanobacterium sp. SMA-27. Protein-coding genes within it:
- a CDS encoding flavodoxin family protein, with translation MKVLLVNGSPHKKGCTYTALIEVAKTLAEENIDTEIFWIGTKPLAGCIACMKCAEIERCSFDDSVNDFLDIANDADGFIFGSPVHYAAASGAITSFMDRVFYSDLVGGRQSFYLKPAAAVISARRAGTTATFDQLNKYFTISQMPIISSRYWNMVHGSKPEDVKKDLEGLQTMRVLARNMAWFLKCKEAGTKAGIQLPEKEEIIFTNFIRE
- a CDS encoding class I SAM-dependent methyltransferase — its product is MQDNDNSSSHSSEDYDLQINDTIPYYESFHDETINIIKTILKEPKIWLDTGCGTGTLVKKAIKHFNNTNFILADPSVEMLNLARSKLSKQQQEKIKFLQPIVTSKISLDDDLKPDVITAIQAHHYMSRDDRFKATKIVTIF
- a CDS encoding cation-transporting P-type ATPase; its protein translation is MKFKTLPPEDIYSELNTSKSGLNPEEVEKRLTEYGLNQIEEVKQKPLILKFVANLYQLLALLLWGASALAFISGTPQLGFAIIAVIIINAIFSFWQEFEAEKAVAALKKILPSTAKVIRQGKEMEVLASQLVPGDILILEEGDNISADARLVEAYQMKVDSSTLTGESKPVRKIADPEENDDESIVNSFNLVLAGTNVSSGSGKAVIFATGINTEFNKIASLTQEVKEEPSPLQNQLARLTQIIALIAILMGVVLFFLNIYVVKLSLSIAFLFAIGLTVANVPEGLLPTVTLALAASVKKMVGKNALIKRLSSVETLGSTNIICTDKTGTLTKNQMTVRKIWIPYDVIDVSGAGYDPEGDFLQDGGEVCHKDVLELKLLMRSATFANDAKLVSPSKPGESWKIYGDPTEASLLVAARKNGFDWESELEKNPRIFELPFDSKRKSMSSIHNVDDKKVAYIKGAPKKIIRLCNEISVEGAPIIFSEEVKEQVINEHDKLAASGLRILGMAYKNLPSDFDDYNPDSVEKDMIFLGMMAMQDPPRPEVLPAVADCHKAGIRIIMITGDYGLTARSIAHEVGIVDNKTCRIVKGKELTTMSDDELKELLKSNEDIIFARAVPEHKMRIASVLEDMDEIVAMTGDGVNDAPALRKADIGVAMGITGTDVAKEASDMILTDDNFATIVSAIKEGRTIYENIRKFITYIFAHETAEIIPFILLVIFKIPLPITVMQILAIDLGTDTLPALALGMGPSESDVMDRPPRPRNERLLNFGVIWRGYIFLGLIEAVLVMSGYFWVLFSGGWTLGQSLPFTDPLYLEATTMVFVGIVTSQIGNLLGCQTTRTSTFKVGVFKNKWIIRGIVFEVAVMLSIVYIPYLQGIFGTTTLGIYQWLYVISFIPIMFFAEELRKYIVRRINK
- the katG gene encoding catalase/peroxidase HPI — its product is MDENSKQTVRSGMTNLDWWPNQLNLDILRQHSSKSNPMGEGFNYAKEFKSLDFETLKKDLLELMTKSQDWWPADFGHYGPLLIRMAWHSAGTYRIGDGRGGAGHGSQRLAPLSSWPDNANLDKARRLLWPIKQKYGRKISWADLMILAGNVALESMGLKTFGFGGGREDIWEPEKDIYWGSESEWLGDKRYTGDRELENPLAAVQMGLIYVNPEGPNGKPDPIAAAQDIRESFSRMAMNDEETVALIAGGHAFGKTHGAGDTSHVGPEPEAAGIEEQGLGWKSSFGKGKGNDTITAGPELIWTNTPTKWDNNYFRILFNYEWELTKSPAGAYQWTPKGDEGSDTVPDPHDQSKRRAPGMLTTDLSLRFDPIYEKISRRFYENPDQLDDAFARAWFKLTHRDMGPRTRYLGPEVPDDELIWQDPIPSVNHELIDEKDITTLKDRILDSGLSVSELVSTAWASASTFRGSDKRGGANGARIRLAPQKDWEVNQPAQLSKVLEMLESIQREFNKAQLGDKKVSLADLIVLAGCVGVENAGKNAGHDVTVPFSPGRMDALQEQTDVKSFAVLESETDGFRNYQKNRNTVRPEELLVDKAQLLTLTVPEMTVLIGGLRVLNINFEQSQHGVFTKHPETLTNDFFVNLLEMRTVWNASAEDDNLFEGHDRVTGELKWTGTRVDLIFGSNSQLRALSEFYACEDSSEKFLQDFITAWNKVMNLDRFDLDLS
- a CDS encoding V4R domain-containing protein; amino-acid sequence: MKEMEFEKAIDFYRLLAKEEMKNEKIVNGTIIGPRSKVKMKNLDMNDILHPSRQFLGKDAGENLDSVYVSTFRIGHFNLPEQLASRGQGTTFVGGMEFGSNLVKQNIIKSLEDLRLLLADYKMGIVDVFNEKQEDGEKTMDIRVYECIECVDLPNIGKPLCYFEAGIITGVLKEITKKDVIAEEKRCWTSGFSFCQFDVKIKD